From Carassius gibelio isolate Cgi1373 ecotype wild population from Czech Republic chromosome B21, carGib1.2-hapl.c, whole genome shotgun sequence, the proteins below share one genomic window:
- the LOC127986157 gene encoding NHS-like protein 2 isoform X2, whose product MENTTLVCSAQGWCGPNISTFSSEWDDNVNSFLKAPDVIKPPPQFQDPEETSQTSPTNSAAVMRRDKDCMKKERRSRPISNIELHRRSLSLFATVNSNPGVARRRCESYALSYPSSSSEDSGSDSTSRRGGRLPDAVPRSRSRSIVLKKAKTKPAPPVRTVSLQRLAAENDSEQKLQGLPLKKDGRNIMILPDLIPTSKQGVSKSKKPTAEAPGKTLKTSVSSHRALNELRSSEPCKSMPTTINGSTVGNYEMNTSPSSSHSSPSQPCISSPSKRFGTNSPSSGYASQCETPTQSQLGGRMRHKPSSVIPNQRVRNRNARLSLQLPDLHQHSPDPEPSVAQPKVNRRYSDSTEATRPKQRMSNSLMIMPVVTQEDLNSVRLRSVSSSDLENSQETTADAIEEEISLSPANHQKAKPPVAPKPQRNKWPPMAQTRFGTTSDPEPATVKPSESPQDIYAMINKVKPTVPVPSDQAHHLKQQKDCYISEGHSPRPQNPNVLPFSTTTGSNQHGLPKKRRAPPPPLKKTPAVDNSLYYNSPAQKSPDDSLSPSKLKSPKSPISASQYHVTLYGVIPSYPMATDQQHSNAKDEPTYDVEKREQMPDLGSLQLVGEEDDVFLYKSKSQTTEDLFTIIHRSKRKLLGRKDSFENKQGDPGTQTLGSGASKISSQNDNFMAFLRRTRSAKASCSERISATELLRSSKPTANIAANMTHRKNSYVQSHAP is encoded by the exons ATGGAAAACACGACCTTGGTTTGTTCTGCCCAAGGCTGGTGCGGCCCGAACATCTCCACCTTTTCATCCGAGTGGGATGATAACGTGAACTCCTTCCTGAAGGCACCTGACGTGATCAAACCCCCTCCACAGTTCCAGGATCCCGAGGAGACGAGCCAGACATCACCCACTAACTCTGCCGCCGTGATGAGACGAGATAAAGATTGCATGAAGAAGGAGCGTAGGAGTCGACCGATCAGTAACATAGAGCTCCACAGACGCTCCTTGTCACTTTTCGCCACGGTCAACTCCAATCCTGGTGTGGCCCGGCGCCGGTGTGAAAGCTATGCGCTTTCATATCCCAGCAGCAGCTCGGAGGACAGCGGCAGCGACAGCACATCCAGGAGAGGAGGTCGACTCCCGGATGCCGTGCCGCGATCTAGATCTCGAAGCATCGTCCTCAAGAAAGCCAAAACTAAACCAGCTCCACCTGTGCGCACAGTGTCACTGCAAAGGCTCGCGGCGGAGAATGATTCAGAACAGAAATTACAAGGGCTTCCTCTGAAAAAAGACGGCCGAAACATCATGATACTGCCTGATCTCATTCCAACCTCAAAGCAAGGAGTCAGTAAGAGCAAGAAACCAACAGCTGAAGCACCTGGCAAGACACTGAAGACGTCTGTCTCTAGCCACCGAGCACTTAATGAGCTTCGATCCAGCGAACCATGTAAGTCTATGCCAACTACAATAAACGGAAGCACCGTCGGTAATTATGAAATGAACACATCCCCGTCTTCTTCCCACTCCTCGCCCTCCCAGCCTTGCATCTCTTCTCCTTCCAAACGCTTCGGGACAAACTCTCCATCGAGTGGCTATGCAAGCCAATGCGAAACACCTACTCAATCTCAGCTGGGAGGCAGAATGCGCCATAAGCCTTCCAGTGTTATTCCTAACCAAAGAGTGAGAAACCGCAACGCAAGGCTATCTCTTCAGCTTCCCGATCTACATCAGCACTCTCCTGATCCAGAGCCTTCCGTAGCTCAGCCGAAAGTAAACCGCCGCTACTCGGACAGCACCGAAGCCACCAGACCCAAGCAAAGGATGAGCAACAGTTTGATGATCATGCCAGTGGTGACTCAAGAGGATCTGAACAGCGTGCGTTTGCGCTCGGTTAGCAGCTCCGATCTTGAGAATTCGCAGGAGACTACAGCGGATGCTATCGAAGAGGAGATCTCTTTAAGCCCTGCAAACCACCAAAAAGCCAAACCTCCAGTGGCTCCCAAGCCCCAGAGAAATAAGTGGCCACCCATGGCTCAGACGCGTTTTGGAACAACATCTGATCCAGAACCAGCAACAGTCAAACCCAGTGAGAGCCCGCAAGATATTTACGCAATGATTAACAAAGTTAAACCCACAGTGCCTGTACCATCAGACCAAGCGCATCATCTGAAGCAGCAGAAGGACTGCTACATTTCGGAAGGACATTCTCCACGGCCACAGAATCCAAATGTGCTCCCCTTCAGCACAACCACCGGCTCTAACCAACATGGACTTCCTAAAAAGCGAAGAGCCCCACCGCCTCCTCTGAAGAAGACACCAGCTGTGGACAATTCACTTTATTATAACTCACCAGCTCAGAAAAGCCCAGACGATTCCTTGTCTCCAAGTAAACTCAAGTCTCCGAAGTCTCCCATCTCTGCAAGTCAGTATCATGTTACTCTATATGGCGTCATTCCATCATATCCTATGGCCACTGACCAACAGCACTCAAATGCAAAAG ATGAGCCAACGTACGATGTAGAGAAGAGGGAGCAAATGCCTGACCTAGGATCTCTGCAATTGGTAGGAGAGGAAGACGATGTGTTTCTTTACAAGTCCAAATCTCAAACAACGGAGGACCTGTTCACCATAATTCACAG GTCTAAAAGAAAGCTTCTGGGTCGTAAAGACTCCTTTGAAAACAAGCAGGGGGATCCGGGCACTCAGACGCTCGGCAGTGGAGCGTCCAAAATCAGTTCTCAAAATGACAACTTCATGGCTTTTCTGAGAAGGACGAGAAGTGCCAAGG
- the LOC127986157 gene encoding NHS-like protein 2 isoform X1 yields the protein MKGKTKGTIRFDRPQRSGKCAFNCIERLCIFKLDGANGISLQRIDSWESAELKSKMENTTLVCSAQGWCGPNISTFSSEWDDNVNSFLKAPDVIKPPPQFQDPEETSQTSPTNSAAVMRRDKDCMKKERRSRPISNIELHRRSLSLFATVNSNPGVARRRCESYALSYPSSSSEDSGSDSTSRRGGRLPDAVPRSRSRSIVLKKAKTKPAPPVRTVSLQRLAAENDSEQKLQGLPLKKDGRNIMILPDLIPTSKQGVSKSKKPTAEAPGKTLKTSVSSHRALNELRSSEPCKSMPTTINGSTVGNYEMNTSPSSSHSSPSQPCISSPSKRFGTNSPSSGYASQCETPTQSQLGGRMRHKPSSVIPNQRVRNRNARLSLQLPDLHQHSPDPEPSVAQPKVNRRYSDSTEATRPKQRMSNSLMIMPVVTQEDLNSVRLRSVSSSDLENSQETTADAIEEEISLSPANHQKAKPPVAPKPQRNKWPPMAQTRFGTTSDPEPATVKPSESPQDIYAMINKVKPTVPVPSDQAHHLKQQKDCYISEGHSPRPQNPNVLPFSTTTGSNQHGLPKKRRAPPPPLKKTPAVDNSLYYNSPAQKSPDDSLSPSKLKSPKSPISASQYHVTLYGVIPSYPMATDQQHSNAKDEPTYDVEKREQMPDLGSLQLVGEEDDVFLYKSKSQTTEDLFTIIHRSKRKLLGRKDSFENKQGDPGTQTLGSGASKISSQNDNFMAFLRRTRSAKASCSERISATELLRSSKPTANIAANMTHRKNSYVQSHAP from the exons ATGAAAGGTAAGACGAAGGGGACGATTCGGTTTGACCGTCCTCAGAGATCTGGGAAATGTGCATTTAACTGCATTGAAAG GTTGTGTATTTTCAAGCTTGACGGAGCTAATGGAATATCTCTGCAACGGATTGATTCATGGGAAAGTGCTGAATTGAAATCGAAGATGGAAAACACGACCTTGGTTTGTTCTGCCCAAGGCTGGTGCGGCCCGAACATCTCCACCTTTTCATCCGAGTGGGATGATAACGTGAACTCCTTCCTGAAGGCACCTGACGTGATCAAACCCCCTCCACAGTTCCAGGATCCCGAGGAGACGAGCCAGACATCACCCACTAACTCTGCCGCCGTGATGAGACGAGATAAAGATTGCATGAAGAAGGAGCGTAGGAGTCGACCGATCAGTAACATAGAGCTCCACAGACGCTCCTTGTCACTTTTCGCCACGGTCAACTCCAATCCTGGTGTGGCCCGGCGCCGGTGTGAAAGCTATGCGCTTTCATATCCCAGCAGCAGCTCGGAGGACAGCGGCAGCGACAGCACATCCAGGAGAGGAGGTCGACTCCCGGATGCCGTGCCGCGATCTAGATCTCGAAGCATCGTCCTCAAGAAAGCCAAAACTAAACCAGCTCCACCTGTGCGCACAGTGTCACTGCAAAGGCTCGCGGCGGAGAATGATTCAGAACAGAAATTACAAGGGCTTCCTCTGAAAAAAGACGGCCGAAACATCATGATACTGCCTGATCTCATTCCAACCTCAAAGCAAGGAGTCAGTAAGAGCAAGAAACCAACAGCTGAAGCACCTGGCAAGACACTGAAGACGTCTGTCTCTAGCCACCGAGCACTTAATGAGCTTCGATCCAGCGAACCATGTAAGTCTATGCCAACTACAATAAACGGAAGCACCGTCGGTAATTATGAAATGAACACATCCCCGTCTTCTTCCCACTCCTCGCCCTCCCAGCCTTGCATCTCTTCTCCTTCCAAACGCTTCGGGACAAACTCTCCATCGAGTGGCTATGCAAGCCAATGCGAAACACCTACTCAATCTCAGCTGGGAGGCAGAATGCGCCATAAGCCTTCCAGTGTTATTCCTAACCAAAGAGTGAGAAACCGCAACGCAAGGCTATCTCTTCAGCTTCCCGATCTACATCAGCACTCTCCTGATCCAGAGCCTTCCGTAGCTCAGCCGAAAGTAAACCGCCGCTACTCGGACAGCACCGAAGCCACCAGACCCAAGCAAAGGATGAGCAACAGTTTGATGATCATGCCAGTGGTGACTCAAGAGGATCTGAACAGCGTGCGTTTGCGCTCGGTTAGCAGCTCCGATCTTGAGAATTCGCAGGAGACTACAGCGGATGCTATCGAAGAGGAGATCTCTTTAAGCCCTGCAAACCACCAAAAAGCCAAACCTCCAGTGGCTCCCAAGCCCCAGAGAAATAAGTGGCCACCCATGGCTCAGACGCGTTTTGGAACAACATCTGATCCAGAACCAGCAACAGTCAAACCCAGTGAGAGCCCGCAAGATATTTACGCAATGATTAACAAAGTTAAACCCACAGTGCCTGTACCATCAGACCAAGCGCATCATCTGAAGCAGCAGAAGGACTGCTACATTTCGGAAGGACATTCTCCACGGCCACAGAATCCAAATGTGCTCCCCTTCAGCACAACCACCGGCTCTAACCAACATGGACTTCCTAAAAAGCGAAGAGCCCCACCGCCTCCTCTGAAGAAGACACCAGCTGTGGACAATTCACTTTATTATAACTCACCAGCTCAGAAAAGCCCAGACGATTCCTTGTCTCCAAGTAAACTCAAGTCTCCGAAGTCTCCCATCTCTGCAAGTCAGTATCATGTTACTCTATATGGCGTCATTCCATCATATCCTATGGCCACTGACCAACAGCACTCAAATGCAAAAG ATGAGCCAACGTACGATGTAGAGAAGAGGGAGCAAATGCCTGACCTAGGATCTCTGCAATTGGTAGGAGAGGAAGACGATGTGTTTCTTTACAAGTCCAAATCTCAAACAACGGAGGACCTGTTCACCATAATTCACAG GTCTAAAAGAAAGCTTCTGGGTCGTAAAGACTCCTTTGAAAACAAGCAGGGGGATCCGGGCACTCAGACGCTCGGCAGTGGAGCGTCCAAAATCAGTTCTCAAAATGACAACTTCATGGCTTTTCTGAGAAGGACGAGAAGTGCCAAGG